The DNA segment GCCCCAGCCGGACGCCCACAGGGCTTCCGCGACCGCCTCCGGCCCCGAGGAGACGAACAGGCCGATCACGGTGCACAGGCCGGCGATCAGGCCCAGTGTCGTCAGTCGCTTCATGACCCTCTTTCTGTCGCAGCGGCAGGGGCCCCGGGGGCGCGCCATTCCGGCAACGGAGTCGAAACAAAGCAGCGCCGTTGCATCCCGGCACGTTGCAGCTTTGATGGGCGCTGTCTATCACCGCCCGGACACAGTGCCGGCGAAACCGGCATGCTCCACCGGCGCGGCGGGCCAGCCCAAAGCATTGCCGCCCAAGCAACGCCGCAAGCCTATGTTATGGCGCAGCTTCCTCCCCGCCCCGTTTCGGCCGGCGGGGGCCGGAGCCGCGAAGGGAGGCCGCTCGTGACGGCCGTCAGGGGATGAACAGCATGGATCGGGAGACGACCTTCGAGGCCGAGCGCGGCGCGCTCGACGTTGCAGCCGCACGCGACCTGGCCGCCTTCCAGGATGACGCCCCGGGCCGGGCCCCGGCGCCGCAATCGCCGGTCATGGCCTGGAACGAGTGGGACCCGCTGGAGGAGGTGATCGTCGGCTCGCTCGACGGCGCCACGATCCCGACCCACCACCTGACGGTGATCTTCAACCTGCCGCGGGCCGCCCAGCCGTTCTACCGGCTCGCCTCGGGCTGGAAGTACCCGAAATTCATGAAGAAGCTGGCCCAGCAGGAGCTGGACGGCTTCATCAAGATCCTGGCCGGCGAGGGCGTGAAGATCCGTCGCCCGGATTCGGTCGACTTCTCGAAGAAGTTCCGGGCGCCGCGCTGGTCGTCGCGCGGCTTCTGCGTCGCCTGCCCGCGCGATCCGTACCTGGTGATCGGCGACGAGATCATCGAGAGCCCGATGTGCTGGCGCTCGCGCTACTTCGAGGGCGACGCCTACCGCTCGCTGTTCAAGGAGTACTTCCGGGCCGGCGCGCGATGGACCTCGGCGCCGCGGCCCCAGCTCACCGACGAGCTCTACAACTACGATTACCGGGTGCCGAACCTGAAGGCCGGCGAGCCGATGCAGTTCACGGTCAACGAGTTCGAGCCGGTCTTCGACGCGGCCGACTTCGTGCGCTGCGGCCGAGACCTGTTCGTCACCCGCTCCAACGTGACGAATCTGATGGGCATCGAGTGGCTGCGCCGGCACCTCGGGCCGGGCTTCCGCATCCACGAGATCGAGAGCCGCTGCCCGCAGCCGATGCACATCGACTCGTCGTTCATGCCGCTCGCCCCCGGCAAGGTGCTGGTCAACCCCGACTACATCGACGTCGAAAAGCTGCCGGCGGTGCTCAAGAAATGGGACGTGCTGATCGCGCCCCGCCCCGACCCCGTCGAGGGCTTCATGAGCAAGATCTCGATGTGCTCGCCCTGGACCTCGATCAACGTGCTCGCCATTGACGAGAAGAAGATCGTGGTCGATGCGAGCCAGCCGACCCTGATCAAGGCGCTCAAGGATTGGGGCTTCGACCCGATCCCGACGCCGTTCCTGTCCTACGGTCCGTTCGGCGGCTCGTTCCACTGCGCCACGCTCGACGTGCGCCGGCGCGGCCCGCTGAAGTCCTATTTCTAGGCGAAGACGTCGTGGGGCAGCCTGCCTGGACGGCGGGCTGCCCCACGATCATCGTAACCTCCGGGCGAGACCGTTTCGACGTCGATCTTGCAGCGTGGGCGACCCTTAGGCGAATCGGCGGGGAGCGTCTCACCCGGAGGCCGTCGCCCGATGCCGATCCTGGTACTCGGCGGCTACGGCCTGATCGGCTCCGCCGTGCTCCTCCGCCTGCTCGATGCCGGTCACGCCGTGGTCGCCCTCCGGCGCGACACCGGGTCGGCGAGGCGCCGCTTTCTCGAGGCGACCTGGATCGACCGCGACATCGCGGCCTTGAGCGAGCCCGCCGCGTGGCAGCCGCTGATCGCCGGCTGCGATGCGGTGGTGAACTGCGCGGGCGTGCTGCAGGACTGGACCGCGCGACGACGTGCACGCCGTCCAGGACATCGCCATGCGGGCCCTGTTCCGGGCCTGCGCCGAGGCCGAGATCCGACGGGTCGTGCAGGTCTCCACCGTCGGCGCCGCCCCGGACGCCCGGACCGCCTTCCTGCGCACCAAGGATGCGGCCGATGCCGCCCTGGCGCAAGCAGACCTCGACTGGACGATCCTGCGCCCCGGCCTCGTGCTGGCCCCCACCGCCTATGGGGGAACCGCTCTGCTGCGGGCCGCTCGCCTCCGCGCCGCTCCTCCTCCCCGTGGTCGATGGCGCCGGGCCGATCCAGATTGTGCATGTGGAGGATGTGGCCGAGGCCGTGCGCCTCGCCATCGAGGGGCGAGTGCCGGCGCGAGCAGCCGACGATCTCGTCGAGGATGAGGCGCATCCCTTGAGCGACGTGGTGGCGGCGTTCCGGGCCTGGCTCGGGCATCCGCCGGCCACGATCCTCGCGGTGCCGCTCTTCCTCGTGCGGCCGGGCGTGGCCGTCAGCGACGGTCTCGGCCGGCTCGGCTGGCGCTCGCCCCTGCGCAGCACCGCCCTCGTCCAGGTCACCGAGGGCGTCACCGGCGCGCCGGGCCCTGGCGGCGGGCCGGTACTGACGGGGCTCCGCGCCAGCCTGCGCCGGCCTCCCCTCCACGGTGCAGGAGCGCTGGTTCGGCCGGCTCTGGCTCCTGAAACCGGTCGTCGTCGGCGGCTTGAGCCTGTTCTGGCTCGGCTCGGGCCTCGTCGGGCTCTGGCGGTTCGACGCGGCGGCGGCTGTGCTGACCGACCGCGGCGTCGGGCCGGGCCCCGCCCTCGCGGCGGTGGCGGCCGGCATCCTCCTCGATCTGGCTCTCGGGGCCGCGATTTATGACCGCCAAGCCATCATTGAGCTGAGACGCCCTGCCCTCGCTATCGCCCGGCCGTCGGCCCCTTGTCGGTCCAGTCCGGCGGCAGGCCGAAGGAATCGCCGATGATGCCGTCCACGCCAGGCGCCCGGCCGAAGGCCTGGCAGTCGGGATCGCGGGGCATCTCGCCCAGCATCGTCACGCGGATGCGCTCGTAGGTCGGGATGGTCAGCTCGGACTCGAACGGGTCCTCGCCGGTGGCGAGATACGAGCCGAAATCCTGCCCGAAATCGCCGGCAAGGTCGTAGATGTCGGCGATGGCCGAGAAGCGGGCCTGGTTGGTGAAGGAGTTGGCGCCCCCGGCCCACACCATCGCGGCGCGCTGCTGGCGGCGGGCATCCAGGGCCTCGGCCTCGACCGTGAGGTCGCCGAGCCCGATCGGCAGGCGCGGCACAGGCACCTTGCCGATGGTGTCGGCGAAGCCGACGCCGACCTGCGCGGCGATCGTGATCGCCGCCGAGGCGCCGACGGCGACGCCGGAGGCCGGCACGTTGGTGAGGCCGGCGCGGGTGACGTTCGCCCGCACGGTCAGGTCGGCCGGGCCGGACGAGACCACGTCGTAGCGCAGCGACAGCTCGTAGCAGAGCGCCCGGTCCGCCGCGTTGGAGACGACCCGGCGCTCCTGCTCGGTCACGCCGGGGCCGGACACCGCCGCCGAGAAGGTGGTGGGGATGATGCGGACGGTCCGCACCCGTGACATCGCGGCCTTGTCGATGAAGATCCGCGACTTGGTGGCGGTCGCCTCGCTCGGCGTCAGGTGATCGTAGTTCGTCAGAAGGCCGGTCTGGGTCAGCACCGGCGTGGCGCAGCCCGCGAGCACGGCCAAGGTCGCCACGGCCGCGACGCGGCGGGCGGCCCGCGCGTTCAAGGCAGCCTTCATTGTCGTCCGCATTCGGTCGCTTTCCCGGATGGCGCGAAGCCGCACCCCCGGGAAACCCTGCGAGGATCACTCCCGCGAGGTTTCTGGAGGCCGGCTCCCGGCGGCGCAAGAGCGGCCCCGTCCGGGCCCGCCGCGCCGTTATGCCGGTCAGCCTAACCGTCGCCGCGTGGGCGGGAAAGATGAGCTTGGCCGCGGCGATCGCTTCGGCCCCAGCTGTAACGCTTCCGCCACATTGTTTCCGGCGGGCCGTGCCCCGATCGGGCCGTTCAGGCCAGGGCCACCATGCTGCAGCTCTGGCCGCCATCCACCGGCAGGCATACGCCGGTGATGAACCGGGCCTCGTCCGAGGCCAGGAAGACCGCCGCATGGGCGATGTCCCAGGCCTCGCCGAGGCGGCCGAGCGGCACCCGGCGGTCACGGCCCGCATCCGGGGTGCCGGCGCCGCGGCACTCGTCGGCGAGGGTGGTGTCGAGCAGCCCCGGCAGGATCGCGTTGGCCCGGATGCCGTCGCGGGCATACTGCATCGCCACCGAGATCGTGGCCTGGTTCACCGCCGCCTTGGCGGCCGCGTAGGCGAACGCCGGGGTGCCGGTCCAGCGCCGGGAGGCGACCGACGAGATGTTGACCACCGCACCGGACCGCCGCGCCCGCATCCCCGGCAGCACCGCCTTGCAGGTGCGCCAGACGCCGCCGACATTGACCTCGATCGCCCGGCGCCAGGTTTCCTCGTCGAGGTCCTCGGGGCCGCCGGCCTCCGGCAGGCCGACATTGTTGTGCAGGATGTCGATGCGGCCGAAGCGGGCTTCCCCGGTCGCCACCGCCCTCGCCACCGCGTCGTAATCGGTGACGTCGGCGCAGAGGGCCTCGGCCTCGTTGCCCTCCTCGGCGATGAGCTGCGCCGTCTCCTCCGCGGCGGCGAAGCCGCGGTCGACGCAGATCACCCGGGCGCCCTCCCGGGCGAAGGCCACCGCCACGGCCTTGCCGTTGCCCCAGCCGGTGCCGGCGGAGCCCGCACCGAACACGATCGCGGTCTTCTTCAGCAGGCGTGTCGACATGGCCCGAGCCTCCGTGCTCGACGGAGACTCGCGACAAAGACCGGCTCCGCGCAACGGGCGGTGAAGCAGGGCGGCTAGGAACCGCCCGCATGGATGGCCGTCGCCCGGGTCAGGCCCGAGCCGATCCCGCCCCCCTGGCGAAGCGCCAGGCGACGACCGCCACCGCCAGGGCGAGGCAGACCTGAGCGAGGTTTCCCTCGCCCAGATGGGCGTGGCCGAGATCGAGCCGCACGGCGAGGCGCACGGCGAGGCCGGCGGCCCAGTAGCCGAGGCAAAAGGTCAGGGCGGCGAGGAGGAGCGCGACAAAGTCGTTCATCGGAGTGACGATCTTGGGCGAGAAAACCCGCGGGCGGAGCGGGTCCGACGCAGCAAGAGCCGCGCCAAATCACCGGGATCCGGTCCTCACTCCGGCCGGGTCGCCTGCATCGACGGGCGCTCACCGAACCGCGCGTACCACGACGCCGCCGCCGGGGCGCGCTCGCGCCAACCCAGATCGGGCAGGCGCAGGTCGAGGTAGCCCAGGGCGCAGCCATACGTGATGGTGGCGATGTCGATCCGCTCGCCGAGGCCTGGCGCCGCCGCCTCGATCTGCGCCAGCGCATCGACGATCTTCTCCCGCTGGCCGGCGACCCAGGCCGGCGAGCGCTCGCTCTCCTGCCGCACCCGGGTCTCGTAGACGCAGAGCAAAGCCGCATCGAGCAGGCCGTCGCCGGTCGATTGCGCAGTGAGCGCAGCCCAGCGCGCGGGGCCGGGCGCCGGGAAGACACCGCCCTGCCCGACATGGTCGAGATACTCGCAGATCACCCGGCTGTCGGCGAGCATCGTGCCGTCGTCGAGGATCAAGGTCGGCACTTGAGCGAGCGGATTCTGCGTCCGGATGGTCGCGTCGCGGTTGATCGGGTGGGCCGCGGCCGCAAGCAGCTCCAGACGCTCGAACAACCCGAGTTCGTGGGCGACGACCAGCACCTTGCGGACGAAGGGCGAGGTCTTGGCGTAGAAGAGCTTCATCGAATTCCTCATACTTTTTATTATGGGTAATCGTACCAACGACCTCAGGATGAGATGAAACCGCGGCTGGGATGATTTGCGATCACCAATCCGTGCGCCCGATCACTGCCCTCGCCCGGGCATCGGCTTGGCGGCGGGCTTCGTCGGCACCGGCGCCGGCGCACCCACCGCCGCGGGCTTGGGCGGGGCCGGCGGGCGCGGGGTCTCGACGCTGAGGCGGCGCACCGGCCAGCCGTCGCTCCAGCGTTCCATGTCGATGAAGCGCGGGTTGCCCTTCAGGCTCGCGGCGCTCTGGCCCGAGAAGGCGGCGGCCGCCGCCATGTCGAAGGTCTTCCAGAAGGCAAGATAATCGAGGCTGTCGGTGCCGGCGCCGTTGATCTGCCCGACCAGCACGGTCTGCTCGCCGGTGAGGGTCATGTCGGCCGACCACTTGAACGGCGCCGGCTTCTGCTTCGGATCGGGGGTCGGCAGCTTCAGCTGGCCTAAGTCGTAGGCCGGGTTGGTGCCGGCGGGCGCGGCCAGGGTGGCGGAAAGCGCCGGGAAGCCGTGATCGTCGGAGAGGGCGCGGACCATCAGCTTGTGGTCGGTCGGCACGGCGCTCGCCTCCCGCATCACGCGCCGGGCGGCGATGTCGGCGGCGCGGGCGTCCCGGTCGCCGATCACCGTGACGATCAGCGTGGCGGGGTCGATATTGTTGAGGTCGTGCAGGGCGATGCCCCGGGCCTTGTCGTCCCGGGCGATGCCGCCCGGCATGGCGCCGAAGATCAGCCGCGGCACCGGCAGGCCGGTCTCCTTGGCGTGAGCCGCGAGGTTCGCCGCCAACGGCACGCCGGCGAGGTGGCCGATCAGCGCCACCCGGCCCAGGTCGGGCTTGGCCTCCTGGTCGCCGGCGAGCTCGGCCAGGGCGTCCTTGACCAGGGTCGCGGCGATGCCGCTCGCATCGACCGGCCGGGTCCGCCCCACCTCCTGGAACCGCGGGAACAGCACGAGGGTGCCTGAGCGCGCGAGATGCTCGATCCAGGCGCCGTAGGCCTGTGGATTCACCGCGCCCCAGGCATGCAGCATCACCGCGACCGGCCGTCCTTCGGCCGGGGCCGCGCCGTTGCCGTAATAGGCGAGCGTCACCGCGCCGGCCCGGCCCAGGACCCGCTTCACCACGCTCGCGGCGGCGTAGGCCTGGCCTCCCGGCCCCTCCTTCGGCTGGGCGGGCGGCGTGGCGGCCCCCGCGCCGGGCGCGCCGCCGAGCACCGCGAGGGCGAGGGCGAGCGGAAGGGCGAGGCGGATGCGGGAGAGCGAGGGCATGAGGCTGGGGGGCTGGCGGCTTGGGAGGCGCACCCCACACTGTTTCGCGCCCGCACTCAAGGCGTGATCGCACCGGAGCGTTACCGTTCTGGGGTTTGTCGCTTCCGCGGTACAGTCACGTCCTGGTTTCCGGGAGCACAGACGGAGTCCGGACAGGGTCTAGCCAGCCCGCTCCGGCTCATCTCCCAGCACGGCGTGCAGCCGGCCGATCAGGGTGTCGAGTTCCTGCGGGACCGGCTCGTCGGTCACGTCGGTGTACATGGATCGCAAGTCCTGCCCGAGCTTGGCGAGCAGCAGCGCATCGGCGAAGGACGACGCGGTCGCGTGCGTCTGGCCGTAGCTCGCAGCGTGATTGCTCGGGATCATCTTCATGGCGCGATTACGGGAACGGGGGTCCCGGCTCCGTCAAGAAACGAGGGGTGAGGTCTGCGGCGCTGATCGGCGTCCACGGCGTGATGACTTGCGATCGATGTCTTGTGCCGGAGGGCCGGCTCGCCATGATCAACGCGCTTCCTGGGGGGCAGTTGCGCCCGATTTTCGGGCAGACATCCGAAACGAAGGCGGCCCCGAGGATATCCACTCGGGGCCGCTGCCGATCTCGTCTCGTTTCCCGCGCGTGACTCCACGTTAAGTCCGGCCGCGGGACGCGATCCGGCCTTGCCCTACATCGGCGGCGTCAGGCCATCCTTGCCGACCGAGATGCTGCGCGCCTCGAGCCGGTCCCCGTCCCGGACGGCCGAGGCGAAGACCTTGGCGCCCGGCACCAGCACCGCCCGGTCGGCCGGCTCCAGCATCACGACCGGCGTGCCCGGCGGCACCGCGACCGCCAGGCTCTGGCCCTTGTACGAGACCGTGAGGGTGCGGCCGCCGCTCCCGCCGACGGCGCCCGCGACGGTGCCGTTGGTCATGCTGGTCTCGACCTCGGGGGCCTTAACCGTGCCGTTGGTCATGCTGGTCTCGACCGGGCCGCTGCCGGCGCCGTCGGGCAGCCGGTCCCACGGATAGTGGCCCTCCCCGGCGCCGCGCAGCGCCTCGGGGAAGATCAGCACTTCGAGGGCGACCGGCGGATCGCCGGGCTTGGTCCCGGCCTTGGCGGCGGTGCCGATGAAGCTGCCGTCCTTGACCTGGTCGAGGCTCGCGGGTGCGAGCTGCGCCACCCGCGTGCCGGCGCCGAGCCGGATCGTCTCCGTCGCGCCGGCACGGGTGCGGATGATGACGGCGTCCGCCTCGACGCGCTCGATCGTGCCGCGCAGGCGCTCGACCTGCGGTGCGGCGAAGGCGACGGCGCTCGCCGCGACGGTGAAGCCGGCGGCCGCGATCGTCCTGAGAATGGTCATGAGAACTCCGGGGACTCGAGCTCCGACATGGAGGGAGCCCCGGCTGTTATGGTTCGCCCCTCCGGTGCCGGCCATCGTCTCGCGCACACGTGATCAGGCGGGCCTGGGACCGCACGAGGCCTGCGGGCTCACGCGTCCTCGTCCTCCTCCGGCTCCAGGGTCGCCTTGACGGTGTCGAGCACCCGCCGGGCAAGGTCGGAATCCGGATCCTCGCGGGTCAGCGCGTCCTCGAGCATGGCGAGGAAGCCGCTGAGCTGGTGGCGGTAATGGTCGGAATCGACCCCGCGCAGGATGCCGGCGACGAAGCGCACCGCCATCTGCAAGGCCACCTGCTTGGCGGCGACATCCGACTGCGCCTCGGAGAGCCGGGCGATCATCTCGCCGTGGCGGGCCGAGAGCGTGGTCAGGCCGTTGATCTTGTCGTCCGGGCTCATCGCGCGTCTCCCGAGAAGCGACGGGGGCCCTTCCCGCCGGAAAGGCCCCCGTCGTGGTGGCGGTCCCCGGGGACCCTGTCACGGGCTCCCGGGTCTTCGGAACCTCTCCCTCCGGCGTCATCCGAGGGGAGAGGACCAATCCTTACGCCGCGAGCTGGCGCAGGACGTAGGGCAGGATGCCGCCGTTGCGGAAGTATTCCAGCTCGTCGAGCGTATCGATGCGGCAGGTCAGCGGGACCTCCTTCACCGAGCCGTCCGCCGAGGTGATCTTGGCGGTGAGCGTCTGGCGCGGCTTGAGCTCGCCGGCCAGGCCCTCGATCGTCACGGTCTCGTCGCCCTTCAGGCCGAGCGAGGCCCAGGACGTGTCGCCCTGGAACACCAGCGGCACCACGCCCATGCCGACCAGGTTCGAGCGGTGGATGCGCTCGAAGCTCTCGGCGATCACGGCCCGAACGCCGAGCAGCTTGGTGCCCTTCGCCGCCCAATCGCGCGACGAGCCGGTGCCGTACTCCTTGCCGGCGAACACCACCAGCGGGGTGCCCTCCTGCTCGTAGCGCATCGCCGCGTCATAGATGAACATCCGCTCGCCCGACGGCTGGTAGAGGGTGTAGCCGCCCTCGACCACGTTGCCGGACTCGTCCGTCACCATCTGGTTCTTGATGCGGATGTTGGCGAAGGTGCCCCGCATCATGACTTCATGGTTGCCGCGGCGGGTGCCGTACTGGTTGAAGTCCTGCACGCGGACCTGGTGGTCCTGCAGGTACTTGCCGGCCGGCGAGGCCGCCCGGATGTTGCCGGCCGGGGAGATGTGGTCGGTGGTGATCGAGTCCAGGAACAGGCCGAGGATGCGGGCATTGACCACGTCCTCCACCGGCTTCGGGGTCTTCTCCATCCCGACGAAGTAGGGCGGGTTCTGGACGTA comes from the Methylobacterium currus genome and includes:
- a CDS encoding amidinotransferase — protein: MAWNEWDPLEEVIVGSLDGATIPTHHLTVIFNLPRAAQPFYRLASGWKYPKFMKKLAQQELDGFIKILAGEGVKIRRPDSVDFSKKFRAPRWSSRGFCVACPRDPYLVIGDEIIESPMCWRSRYFEGDAYRSLFKEYFRAGARWTSAPRPQLTDELYNYDYRVPNLKAGEPMQFTVNEFEPVFDAADFVRCGRDLFVTRSNVTNLMGIEWLRRHLGPGFRIHEIESRCPQPMHIDSSFMPLAPGKVLVNPDYIDVEKLPAVLKKWDVLIAPRPDPVEGFMSKISMCSPWTSINVLAIDEKKIVVDASQPTLIKALKDWGFDPIPTPFLSYGPFGGSFHCATLDVRRRGPLKSYF
- a CDS encoding metal ABC transporter permease yields the protein MTILRTIAAAGFTVAASAVAFAAPQVERLRGTIERVEADAVIIRTRAGATETIRLGAGTRVAQLAPASLDQVKDGSFIGTAAKAGTKPGDPPVALEVLIFPEALRGAGEGHYPWDRLPDGAGSGPVETSMTNGTVKAPEVETSMTNGTVAGAVGGSGGRTLTVSYKGQSLAVAVPPGTPVVMLEPADRAVLVPGAKVFASAVRDGDRLEARSISVGKDGLTPPM
- a CDS encoding NepR family anti-sigma factor; this translates as MKMIPSNHAASYGQTHATASSFADALLLAKLGQDLRSMYTDVTDEPVPQELDTLIGRLHAVLGDEPERAG
- a CDS encoding NAD(P)H-binding protein, whose product is MRALFRACAEAEIRRVVQVSTVGAAPDARTAFLRTKDAADAALAQADLDWTILRPGLVLAPTAYGGTALLRAARLRAAPPPRGRWRRADPDCACGGCGRGRAPRHRGASAGASSRRSRRG
- a CDS encoding DUF3313 domain-containing protein yields the protein MKAALNARAARRVAAVATLAVLAGCATPVLTQTGLLTNYDHLTPSEATATKSRIFIDKAAMSRVRTVRIIPTTFSAAVSGPGVTEQERRVVSNAADRALCYELSLRYDVVSSGPADLTVRANVTRAGLTNVPASGVAVGASAAITIAAQVGVGFADTIGKVPVPRLPIGLGDLTVEAEALDARRQQRAAMVWAGGANSFTNQARFSAIADIYDLAGDFGQDFGSYLATGEDPFESELTIPTYERIRVTMLGEMPRDPDCQAFGRAPGVDGIIGDSFGLPPDWTDKGPTAGR
- a CDS encoding SDR family NAD(P)-dependent oxidoreductase, with translation MSTRLLKKTAIVFGAGSAGTGWGNGKAVAVAFAREGARVICVDRGFAAAEETAQLIAEEGNEAEALCADVTDYDAVARAVATGEARFGRIDILHNNVGLPEAGGPEDLDEETWRRAIEVNVGGVWRTCKAVLPGMRARRSGAVVNISSVASRRWTGTPAFAYAAAKAAVNQATISVAMQYARDGIRANAILPGLLDTTLADECRGAGTPDAGRDRRVPLGRLGEAWDIAHAAVFLASDEARFITGVCLPVDGGQSCSMVALA
- a CDS encoding alpha/beta hydrolase, whose protein sequence is MPSLSRIRLALPLALALAVLGGAPGAGAATPPAQPKEGPGGQAYAAASVVKRVLGRAGAVTLAYYGNGAAPAEGRPVAVMLHAWGAVNPQAYGAWIEHLARSGTLVLFPRFQEVGRTRPVDASGIAATLVKDALAELAGDQEAKPDLGRVALIGHLAGVPLAANLAAHAKETGLPVPRLIFGAMPGGIARDDKARGIALHDLNNIDPATLIVTVIGDRDARAADIAARRVMREASAVPTDHKLMVRALSDDHGFPALSATLAAPAGTNPAYDLGQLKLPTPDPKQKPAPFKWSADMTLTGEQTVLVGQINGAGTDSLDYLAFWKTFDMAAAAAFSGQSAASLKGNPRFIDMERWSDGWPVRRLSVETPRPPAPPKPAAVGAPAPVPTKPAAKPMPGRGQ
- a CDS encoding glutathione S-transferase, whose translation is MKLFYAKTSPFVRKVLVVAHELGLFERLELLAAAAHPINRDATIRTQNPLAQVPTLILDDGTMLADSRVICEYLDHVGQGGVFPAPGPARWAALTAQSTGDGLLDAALLCVYETRVRQESERSPAWVAGQREKIVDALAQIEAAAPGLGERIDIATITYGCALGYLDLRLPDLGWRERAPAAASWYARFGERPSMQATRPE